AGGGCGGCGTTGTCACCGGATGGGTGATTCTGCATCACGGTTCGCAGGAGTGGGCCAGCGGACGACCGCGAAGCCTGATCGTGCAGCCCACCCATGTGACCTCGCCCGCACTCCTCCACGAGGCCGTGCGTCGCGCTCGGCTTCGCGGGTCCGAGCTCATCTCGGCCGATGTGTCGACCAATGCGCCCGAGCAGAACGCCCACTTCATCGCGGCGGGGTTCGTGCCCGAGATGAACCGAATCATCATGCGCCTCGACGCCGAGGAGGCCGAGAAGCGATCGCGCGCGCTCTCCCCGCGGGCCGTGGAGCGGGCATCGCGCGCCTATCGCGTGCGACGGGCCGAGCCGTCTGACAGTCTGACGCTCATCTACCTGGCCACGGCGTGCGTGCCCATGATGTTCCACGAGCAGCGGGCCGCCGACATGGACTTCATCCAGATGCGGTTCCTCGAGCTCTATGGCGAGCTCGATCTCACGCCGGACAGTCCCTACCACGTGTGGGTGGCCGAGACGCCCGACGGCGACCTGGCCGGGGCCATCATCATCGACGTGTGGCACACCAAGGTGGTCGATCGAACCTGGCAGGCCCACGTCATGGACATCTCGGTCCTCCCCGACCACTGGGGTCGCGCCGTGGGCGTGGTGCTCGGCGCGCGGGGGGTCGAAGGCCTCACGGCCGAGGGTGTGCAATATGTCTCGGGAAACATCGGCACGCACAACGACCGCGTGATGTCGCTGGCCACCCGGTTCGGGTTCGTGCCGGAGCAGACGCAGTACGTGCGGCTGCTGCACACCGAGGCCGCTGACGATACGG
This region of Pseudomonadota bacterium genomic DNA includes:
- a CDS encoding GNAT family N-acetyltransferase; the encoded protein is IVEAIARTRFLVDPIRTWTEDALREFVVERVRFGLRESPDVEVLLDEEGGVVTGWVILHHGSQEWASGRPRSLIVQPTHVTSPALLHEAVRRARLRGSELISADVSTNAPEQNAHFIAAGFVPEMNRIIMRLDAEEAEKRSRALSPRAVERASRAYRVRRAEPSDSLTLIYLATACVPMMFHEQRAADMDFIQMRFLELYGELDLTPDSPYHVWVAETPDGDLAGAIIIDVWHTKVVDRTWQAHVMDISVLPDHWGRAVGVVLGARGVEGLTAEGVQYVSGNIGTHNDRVMSLATRFGFVPEQTQYVRLLHTEAADDTEEPTHG